A window of the Hordeum vulgare subsp. vulgare chromosome 5H, MorexV3_pseudomolecules_assembly, whole genome shotgun sequence genome harbors these coding sequences:
- the LOC123395596 gene encoding transcription factor E2FA-like isoform X1, which yields MAAAGGGTSSEGAARVLLQRYQPFGSPPGEYHHFGPADGGASAEMTEAVVLRTPLKRKHNREGNEVAESNDWMMSPGYANAGNSPIPTPPSGKGTKLSAKPKAVKGQKSCPQTPLFSGSPGNPATPVGGCRYDSSLGLLTKKFLNLLKGAPGGMVDLNNAAEMLEVQKRRIYDITNVLEGIGLIEKKLKNNIRWKGIDDSRPGEVSDDMSILQGDIEALTLQEHSLDRQISEMRDRLRELTEDENNQKWLYVTEDDIKSLPCFQNQTLIAIKAPHGTTLEVPDPDEVNDYPQRRYRTVLRSTMGPIDVYLVSQFEEMSGMETPPRPAQTINMDSLENPRTPLSAGSNKDVEMENVQQGLIIPSDAPTTSQDIGGMMKIVPSELDTDADYWLLSDTGVSITDMWKTTPDVEWDGIDINTEDFLEVGTPRQQDQLPSDMVDHPSCIS from the exons ATGGCGGCCGCCGGCGGCGGGACCAGCAGCGAGGGCGCGGCGCGCGTGCTGCTGCAGCGCTACCAGCCGTTCGGGTCGCCACCTGGCGAGTACCACCATTTCGGCCCGGCCGACGGCGGCGCCAGCGCCGAGATGACGGAGGCCGTCGTCCTCAGGACGCCA TTAAAGCGGAAACACAACAGAGAAGGCAATGAGGTAGCTGAATCAAATGATTGGATGATGAGCCCTGGGTATGCTAATGCAGGAAATAGTCCAATTCCTACACCACCTTCGGGAAAAGGAACTAAATTATCCGCCAAGCCTAAAGCTGTAAAAGGCCAGAAATCTTGTCCTCAGACCCCTTTGTTTTCTG GTTCTCCAGGCAATCCAGCTACTCCTGTTGGTGGCTGCCGCTATGATAGTTCCCTAG GGTTATTGACAAAAAAGTTCCTGAACTTGCTAAAGGGTGCACCTGGTGGTATGGTTGACTTGAATAATGCTGCAGAAATGCTAGAG GTACAAAAAAGACGTATATATGACATTACTAATGTTCTCGAAGGGATAGGGCTGATAGAAAAGAAGCTTAAGAACAACATTCGCTGGAA AGGAATCGATGACTCTCGACCAGGTGAAGTTAGTGATGATATGTCCATTTTACAG GGAGATATTGAAGCCCTCACACTGCAAGAGCATAGCTTAGACAGACAAATAAG TGAAATGCGAGACAGGTTAAGAGAGCTCACTGAAGATGAAAATAACCAAAA ATGGCTCTATGTCACAGAAGATGATATCAAGTCTTTGCCATGCTTTCAG AATCAGACACTAATTGCAATAAAAGCACCTCATGGTACAACGCTTGAAGTCCCAGATCCTGATGAG GTGAATGATTATCCTCAAAGGAGATATAGGACTGTTCTAAGAAGCACTATGGGTCCGATAGATGTGTACCTAGTCAG TCAATTTGAGGAGATGAGTGGCATGGAGACTCCTCCAAGGCCTGCACAAACAATAAACATGGATTCTCTAGAGAATCCTAGGACACCACTCTCTGCAGGCTCTAACAAAGATGTGGAGATGGAGAATGTTCAACAAGGGCTGATAATACCTTCTGACGCTCCTACTACTTCACAGGATATTGGAGGGATGATGAAGATTGTCCCTTCTGAACTTGAT ACTGATGCGGATTACTGGCTCTTATCAGACACAGGGGTTAGCATTACTGACATGTGGAAGACAACAC CAGATGTG
- the LOC123395596 gene encoding transcription factor E2FA-like isoform X2: MMSPGYANAGNSPIPTPPSGKGTKLSAKPKAVKGQKSCPQTPLFSGSPGNPATPVGGCRYDSSLGLLTKKFLNLLKGAPGGMVDLNNAAEMLEVQKRRIYDITNVLEGIGLIEKKLKNNIRWKGIDDSRPGEVSDDMSILQGDIEALTLQEHSLDRQISEMRDRLRELTEDENNQKWLYVTEDDIKSLPCFQNQTLIAIKAPHGTTLEVPDPDEVNDYPQRRYRTVLRSTMGPIDVYLVSQFEEMSGMETPPRPAQTINMDSLENPRTPLSAGSNKDVEMENVQQGLIIPSDAPTTSQDIGGMMKIVPSELDTDADYWLLSDTGVSITDMWKTTPDVEWDGIDINTEDFLEVGTPRQQDQLPSDMVDHPSCIS, encoded by the exons ATGATGAGCCCTGGGTATGCTAATGCAGGAAATAGTCCAATTCCTACACCACCTTCGGGAAAAGGAACTAAATTATCCGCCAAGCCTAAAGCTGTAAAAGGCCAGAAATCTTGTCCTCAGACCCCTTTGTTTTCTG GTTCTCCAGGCAATCCAGCTACTCCTGTTGGTGGCTGCCGCTATGATAGTTCCCTAG GGTTATTGACAAAAAAGTTCCTGAACTTGCTAAAGGGTGCACCTGGTGGTATGGTTGACTTGAATAATGCTGCAGAAATGCTAGAG GTACAAAAAAGACGTATATATGACATTACTAATGTTCTCGAAGGGATAGGGCTGATAGAAAAGAAGCTTAAGAACAACATTCGCTGGAA AGGAATCGATGACTCTCGACCAGGTGAAGTTAGTGATGATATGTCCATTTTACAG GGAGATATTGAAGCCCTCACACTGCAAGAGCATAGCTTAGACAGACAAATAAG TGAAATGCGAGACAGGTTAAGAGAGCTCACTGAAGATGAAAATAACCAAAA ATGGCTCTATGTCACAGAAGATGATATCAAGTCTTTGCCATGCTTTCAG AATCAGACACTAATTGCAATAAAAGCACCTCATGGTACAACGCTTGAAGTCCCAGATCCTGATGAG GTGAATGATTATCCTCAAAGGAGATATAGGACTGTTCTAAGAAGCACTATGGGTCCGATAGATGTGTACCTAGTCAG TCAATTTGAGGAGATGAGTGGCATGGAGACTCCTCCAAGGCCTGCACAAACAATAAACATGGATTCTCTAGAGAATCCTAGGACACCACTCTCTGCAGGCTCTAACAAAGATGTGGAGATGGAGAATGTTCAACAAGGGCTGATAATACCTTCTGACGCTCCTACTACTTCACAGGATATTGGAGGGATGATGAAGATTGTCCCTTCTGAACTTGAT ACTGATGCGGATTACTGGCTCTTATCAGACACAGGGGTTAGCATTACTGACATGTGGAAGACAACAC CAGATGTG